The following proteins are co-located in the Limanda limanda chromosome 5, fLimLim1.1, whole genome shotgun sequence genome:
- the adora2aa gene encoding adenosine A2a receptor a translates to MPDDTVASIFYIILEVLIAGFSVLGNVLVCWAVCLNSNLQTITNFFVVSLAVADIAVGVLAIPFSIVISIGFCSNFYGCLFIACFVLVLTQSSIFSLLAIAVDRYIAIKMPLRYNSLVTGKRARGTIAICWVFSIIIGLTPMMGWHKLSGGGNSTNACTNASTNASSSGLMKCHFENVVDMEYMVYFNFFACVQIPLLLMLAIYLRIFMAARHQLKLIEVKAAHGSRSTLQKEVQAAKSLAIIVGLFAVCWLPLHIINCFTLFCPECERPPALIMYVAIILSHANSVVNPFIYAYRIREFRQTFRRIIRRHILGRQEMLESVRRKHNSTHNSITDSIRLKANSFQFFTEYSSGGNCESSYSCPAHISPVWGGLLAVSSPSLSVIISHCPKMELCPLQTLGQTQIPVGQHLQYGEQQCDCSGPVVREDKEQVASLFNKQDRKS, encoded by the exons ATGCCGGACGACACTGTCGCCTCCATCTTTTACATCATCCTGGAAGTGCTGATCGCCGGGTTCTCCGTGCTGGGCAATGTGCTGGTCTGCTGGGCCGTGTGCCTCAACAGCAACCTGCAGACCATCACCAACTTCTTTGTGGTGTCGCTAGCGGTGGCTGACATCGCAGTGGGCGTCCTGGCCATCCCGTTCTCCATCGTCATCAGCATCGGGTTCTGCTCCAACTTCTACGGCTGCCTCTTCATCGCCTGCTTCGTGCTGGTTCTCACTCAGAGCTCCATCTTCAGCCTGCTGGCCATCGCTGTGGACCGCTACATTGCAATCAAGATGCCGCTCAG GTACAACAGTTTGGTGACAGGCAAGCGGGCTCGAGGCACCATCGCCATCTGCTGGGTTTTCTCCATCATCATCGGTCTGACCCCAATGATGGGCTGGCACAAGCTGTCTGGGGGGGGGAACAGCACCAACGCCTGCACCAACGCCAGCACCAACGCCAGCTCGTCCGGCCTGATGAAGTGCCATTTCGAGAATGTGGTGGACATGGAGTACATGGTCTACTTCAACTTCTTTGCCTGTGTTCAGATTCCTCTGTTGCTGATGTTGGCCATCTACCTGCGTATCTTCATGGCCGCTCGTCACCAGCTCAAGCTGATCGAGGTGAAGGCCGCTCACGGGTCGCGCTCTACACTGCAGAAAGAGGTGCAGGCCGCCAAGTCTCTGGCCATCATTGTGGGGCTGTTTGCTGTCTGCTGGCTGCCTTTACACATCATCAACTGCTTCACCCTTTTCTGTCCCGAATGTGAACGTCCTCCGGCCTTGATCATGTATGTGGCCATTATCCTCTCTCACGCCAACTCTGTGGTCAACCCCTTCATCTACGCCTACAGAATCCGGGAGTTCCGGCAGACCTTCCGTAGGATTATCCGGCGCCACATCCTGGGCCGGCAGGAGATGTTGGAGAGTGTCAGGAGAAAACACAACTCCACTCACAACAGCATCACGGACTCCATCAGACTGAAGgcgaacagctttcaatttttCACTGAGTACAGCAGCGGTGGCAACTGTGAAAGCTCCTACAGCTGCCCTGCTCACATCTCTCCTGTATGGGGAGGACTCTTGGCGGTATCCAGCCCCTCTCTGTCAGTCATCATCTCCCACTGCCCTAAGATGGAGCTGTGTCCACTGCAGACCCTCGGACAAACTCAGATCCCAGTGGGTCAACACCTACAGTATGGGGAGCAGCAGTGTGACTGCAGCGGACCTGTAGTCAGGGAGGATAAAGAGCAGGTTGCATCACTGTTCAATAAACAGGACAGGAAGAGCTAG
- the LOC133001239 gene encoding uncharacterized protein C22orf15 translates to MFVTILFGDSRMEMFNLNCKLIHFIRHVKERCGLDFKECVDLMDSSGSLMNLEDKQNSVAPASGLLVQRQYYVLLHVCRDEDTGGRKYVSLLNNYSQSHPELTELLRKLTNPNTERDRQIRGRPQRRLPVNQTRSKNISANNKSHRRK, encoded by the exons ATGTTTGTCACTATTCTGTTTGGAG ACAGCAGGATGGAAATGTTCAATCTGAACTGTAAGCTGATACACTTCATACGCCATGTAAAGGAGAGGTGTGGTCTGGACTTTAAAG AGTGTGTGGACCTGATGGACAGCAGTGGTTCACTGATGAACTTAGAGGACAAGCAGAACAGTGTGGCTCCGGCCAGCGGCTTGTTGGTCCAGAGACAATACTACGTCCTCCTACACGTCTGCC GAGATGAAGATACTGGAGGTCGGAAATATGTGTCTCTCTTGAACAACTACAGCCAGAGTCATCCTGAGTTAACAG AGCTGTTGAGGAAACTAACAAACCCCAACACGGAGCGCGACAGACAGATCAGAGGACGGCCACAGAGGAGACTTCCCGTCAACCAAACCAGAAGCAAGAACATCTCTGCAAATAACAAGAGCCACAGAAGGAAATAG